The following proteins come from a genomic window of Plasmodium cynomolgi strain B DNA, scaffold: 0760, whole genome shotgun sequence:
- a CDS encoding CYIR protein (putative;~vir-type antigen), producing the protein MYFRIFIKVFTVKEKRVTVLAVSVIVLSATHSKTSSSSSPKDHKDYMEYYLHSGFYFFVCINSYCLMLGFIYVHKVIKNKKLKAVGDKMSLKEYYHFTKLQI; encoded by the exons ATGTACTTCAGAATATTTATCAAAGTATTCacagttaaagaaaaaagggttacAGTATTG GCTGTTTCAGTGATTGTGTTGAGTGCTACACATTCAAAAACTAGTTCTTCAAGTAGTCCCAAAGACCATAAGGAT TACATGGAATACTATTTGCACAgtggattttatttttttgtgtgtatcaACAGTTATTGTTTGATGCTTGgttttatatatgttcataaagttataaagaataaaaaattaaaggcaGTTGGAGATAAAATGAGTTTAAAGgaatattatcattttactaagcttcaaatttaa